The following is a genomic window from Saprospiraceae bacterium.
GTGGTTTTAGTCACCCAATCTTTTACCGGAAGCCTTTGATCTGTTAATAAAACTGGTATGCCAATAAGAGGGTCAGGCATAGAATCACCCAATTGGCCGGCTAAAACAATTGGCCCATAAAGAATGCTGATTCGGTCTTTATTATCTGGCATAGCTTCCGTATGCAATGTCATCTCCATCTCTATCCTGATGTTGTCCTTATGTTTCCATCCTCTGCTGAATACAGCATATCCCTGCTGAATGTAATCCGGGTTTACCTGTTTGGAATTAATGTAATATCTTATATTTCCATTTGACCATGAAGGAATCCTGAGTTTCAGATCGAAGTTTTGTTTTTTCTTTAACTTAAAACTTAAAGTGGTAACACCTGATTCAGGAAATGTAGTCACCTGAGATACCGTAACATTTCGATTTTTCCAATTGAGTTCGGAAGGTATAAACAGATTGACATAAAGGCTTCCGTTACTTCCTTCCATATATATGCCCTCACCATATTTGGTATGGTTTTCAATGCCAGTGCCCACACAACAAGTAAATGTTTCGGTAGAATCGCTAAACATTTTTTTTGCTCCCATTCTCAATGGCATAAAATACGTCATCATTGCCGTACCCGGATGCTGTGATGACAAGATATGATTGTACAATGCGCGTTCATAATAGTCTCCAAATTCAGAAGATGGGTTCAAAGCTAAAAGCTGCCTGGTGAGTTTTAGCATATTGTATGTGTTGCAGGTTTCTGCGGTGTTGTCACTCAAACGATCATTTAGTTTGCCTGCTTCCCCACAATATTCATAATTGCTGTTGCCACCTATGACATAAGTATGGTTTTTCACCATTGTATTCCAAAAAAAAGCGGCAATTATACTGTCTTTTTTATTGCCGGTAAAGATGTATTGAGTAGCACTTCCAATAGCTTTTGGAACATTGGTATTTGAATGTTTTCCAGGTAAAGGATCAATAGATTCAGCAAGTGGTTTCATTACAAAATCATCAAAAAATTTATAGGACAACTCAAGATAATATGGATTATTTGTAACAGCATACAATTGAGCAAGTATATCATTCATGCCTCCCCATTCACACTTGAGCATTTCCTGTATTTGATCTCTATTCAGATCTTTTAAAACATTGCCTGTCCAATGAGCCATTCTTTCCAATGATTTTAGAGCTTTAGTATTATCACAATGCAGGTAAGCATCCATCAGTCCGGTCATAACTTTATGTACAGTGTACCATGGGCTCCATCCGCCATTGAGATCAAATCCGCTGGTCTTAATTTCACCCTTTGCAACTTTTCCAAAGATGTCATCTTCATTAGGAATGGCTCCAACGTATCCTGTCTTTCGGGCATTTTGACAGATGATTAATTCATCTACAATGTAGTCAATCCTTTTTTTATACTCCTGTTTTGCTGTCGCACTATACATCAATGCACAAGCAGATAAGTAGTGTCCCAAAGTATGCCCGGATACACCTGCGCTCTCCCATCCTCCATAAACTGAATCCTTTGGATTTAATCCGGCATTTTTGTAAAATCTGTGTAACAATCTGTCAGGCTGTAATGAAAGTAAGTATCCTGCATCATTTGTCATCGCCTGATAAAATCTGCTACCCGGTAACAATCGAACCTGTGATAATGGAAATGAATATGCTTTTAAAGGAGCAACAGGCAAAACCTTGATTTTAGGATTGGATCTTTCAGGTACAAATGATTTAGCCAAACAATGTAACGCTGAAAATATAAAAACTGTTAAAATGAAAACCTTCTTTTTCATAACTCTTAATTTATTATCCATTCATAAATTCCTGCTGAAAACTGTTCGGGCAGTACTACTTCCATTCTGATTGCAGTGGTTTCCACAGGAGTAAAAGTCACCTTATTAAGTTGATTTTTAATAACTTTATAACTTTCTGTGGTTTGGGCAGGATACCAGTCAGAACCGGATTTATATAAAATCCTCCATGAAACGGGAGTTCTGCAACCTCCCCACGGACCATCATCAAACCAGTAAACTGATGATTC
Proteins encoded in this region:
- a CDS encoding glycoside hydrolase family 127 protein — protein: MKKKVFILTVFIFSALHCLAKSFVPERSNPKIKVLPVAPLKAYSFPLSQVRLLPGSRFYQAMTNDAGYLLSLQPDRLLHRFYKNAGLNPKDSVYGGWESAGVSGHTLGHYLSACALMYSATAKQEYKKRIDYIVDELIICQNARKTGYVGAIPNEDDIFGKVAKGEIKTSGFDLNGGWSPWYTVHKVMTGLMDAYLHCDNTKALKSLERMAHWTGNVLKDLNRDQIQEMLKCEWGGMNDILAQLYAVTNNPYYLELSYKFFDDFVMKPLAESIDPLPGKHSNTNVPKAIGSATQYIFTGNKKDSIIAAFFWNTMVKNHTYVIGGNSNYEYCGEAGKLNDRLSDNTAETCNTYNMLKLTRQLLALNPSSEFGDYYERALYNHILSSQHPGTAMMTYFMPLRMGAKKMFSDSTETFTCCVGTGIENHTKYGEGIYMEGSNGSLYVNLFIPSELNWKNRNVTVSQVTTFPESGVTTLSFKLKKKQNFDLKLRIPSWSNGNIRYYINSKQVNPDYIQQGYAVFSRGWKHKDNIRIEMEMTLHTEAMPDNKDRISILYGPIVLAGQLGDSMPDPLIGIPVLLTDQRLPVKDWVTKTTSGLNFKTYGVGKPFDVELRPFYDTYQGHYNVYWDYFTQDLWEKQKEEYLKLKKEEKEISEKTVDYFRVGEMQPERDHKLFATERSYVSEAMGVKGREARVNHYFSFEMMTDPSKPNSLLLSYIGDDKDRKFDIEVNNEVISTEQLKGGATGKFYHKSYSIPIHLTQGNEKITIKINAVHGTTAGRVFGARTLRESK